A section of the Xiphias gladius isolate SHS-SW01 ecotype Sanya breed wild chromosome 8, ASM1685928v1, whole genome shotgun sequence genome encodes:
- the morf4l1 gene encoding mortality factor 4-like protein 1 gives MAPKQDPKPKFQEGERVLCFHGPLLYEAKCVKINIKDKQIKYFIHYSGWNKNWDEWVPESRVLKYVDSNLQKQKELQRANQDHYVEGRMRGAAPNKKIPAASQKNDVKTKKNKQKTPGAGEGTSSGGDPTHPPRKKRARVDPTVESEETFINRVEVKVKIPEELKPWLVDDWDLITRQKQLFHLPAKKNVDAVLEDYANYKKSRGNSDSKEFAVNEVVAGIREYFNVMLGTQLLYKFERPQYADILANHPDTSMSQIYGAPHLLRLFVRIGAMLAYTPLDEKSLALLLSYLQDFLKYLVKNSASLFNASDYEVAPPEYHRKAV, from the exons ATGGCGCCGAAACAGGACCCGAAGCCTAAATTTCAAGAAG GTGAAAGAGTGCTGTGTTTCCATGGGCCATTGCTCTACGAAGCTAAG TGTGTTAAGATAAACATCAaggacaaacaaatcaaatactTTATTCATTACAGTGGATGGAATAAgaa CTGGGACGAATGGGTTCCTGAAAGCAGAGTGCTTAAGTATGTGGACAGTAAtctgcagaaacagaaagagctTCAGAGGGCAAATCA AGACCATTATGTAGAAGGAAGAATGAGGGGTGCTGCGCCGAATAAGAAGATACCTGCTGCATCGCAGAAAAATGATGT gaaaaccaaaaagaacaaacagaagA cTCCTGGAGCAGGAGAAGGGACAAGTTCAGGAGGGGACCCAACCCACCCTCCACGAAAGAAGAGGGCACGTGTCGACCCAACTGTTGAAAGT GAGGAGACCTTCATAAATCGAGTGGAGGTTAAAGTAAAGATCCCTGAGGAGTTGAAACCATGGCTTGTGGATGACTGGGACCTGATTACGCGGCAAAAACAG cttttCCACCTACCTGCCAAAAAGAATGTCGACGCAGTCCTTGAAGATTATGCAAACTACAAGAAATCAAGAGGAAACTCTGACAGcaa GGAGTTTGCGGTGAACGAGGTGGTCGCTGGTATCCGGGAATATTTCAATGTCATGCTGGGGACGCAGCTTCTCTACAAATTTGAGAGGCCACAGTACGCAGACATTCTGGCCAACCACCCAGATACATCTATGTCTCAGATCTACGGTGCTCCTCACCTACTCAGACTCTTTG TGAGAATCGGAGCCATGCTGGCATACACTCCGCTGGATGAGAAGAGCCTTGCACTGCTGCTCAGTTACTTACAAGACTTCCTCAA GTATCTTGTAAAGAACTCTGCGTCGCTGTTCAATGCAAGTGACTATGAAGTTGCCCCTCCAGAGTACCACCGCAAGGCAGTTtaa